The Oreochromis niloticus isolate F11D_XX linkage group LG15, O_niloticus_UMD_NMBU, whole genome shotgun sequence genome includes a region encoding these proteins:
- the ndufaf4 gene encoding NADH dehydrogenase [ubiquinone] 1 alpha subcomplex assembly factor 4, whose amino-acid sequence MGARVTRVFRNYNLENRVHRELSKDKPRAAPRHAVKLPSTASSLQEVDSLNQKNAPLLDHLRSVYVESRDPAPAAAEVLKDVTAGKEQRRLLKFSVPASPLGLVELTDVPIGKLTIAEALKAMGSHQHQPQTWSPEKIAQEYSLDLKETKALLEFFVPFKVEIIPPKTKKAKEIKAA is encoded by the exons ATGGGTGCACGGGTTACGCGTGTGTTCAGGAATTATAACTTGGAAAACCGAGTGCACCGAGAACTCTCCAAGGACAAGCCGCGAGCGGCGCCCCGGCACGCAGTCAAGCTTCCATCGACAGCCTCCAGCCTGCaag aagtGGATTCGTTGAACCAGAAGAACGCGCCGCTGCTGGACCACCTCAGGTCCGTGTACGTGGAGTCCAGAGATCCAGCACCGGCTGCAGCAGAG GTATTGAAGGACGTGACGGCGGGGAAAGAACAGCGACGACTTCTCAAGTTCAGTGTCCCAGCATCTCCGTTGGGCCTGGTGGAGCTCACGGATGTTCCCATTGGTAAACTGACCATTGCTGAGGCCCTGAAGGCTATGGGCAGCCACCAGCACCAGCCTCAGACATGGAGCCCCGAAAAGATCGCACAAGAGTATTCTCTGGACTTGAAAGAAACTAAAGCACTTTTAGAGTTCTTTGTCCCCTTCAAGGTTGAGATCATACCACCCAAGACTAAAAAAGCCAAGGAGATAAAG
- the LOC109194839 gene encoding uncharacterized protein LOC109194839, producing MNHSLCPWISNLTDCCLVICKLHIAARAFNLEILIANRFPLMITISYHISRTVFETLHCSNMEQDRLVGRGNLHRRGGGAPRQRGGHRQRERGGGAPRQRGGHRQRGRGSGAPRQRGGLQRNVGRRQRTIISNEVRAIVVDHVVNRGFTMAEAARLVQPNLQRSTVSSIIQTFRQENRINRRQPGGGRPCVLTDQQELAVVEMVRARNDIRLSEIKQAIENSNDTFANVPSISLPTIARLLKKHQVSMKQIYLVPFERNNVRVKQLRSEYIQVQH from the exons ATGAATCATTCATTATGTCCATGGATTTCCAACTTGACTGATTGTTGTCTGGTCATTTGTAAGTTACACATTGCTGCAAGAGCTTTCAATCTAGAAATACTAATTGCTAATCGTTTCCCCCTGATGATCACAATTAGTTACCATATAAGTAGAACTGTGTTTGAGACTTTGCACTGTTCAAATATGGAGCAGGATAGACTCGTAGGGAGAGGAAACCTTCATCGAAGAGGTGGTGGTGCTCCTCGACAGAGAGGTGGGcacagacaaagagagagaggtggTGGTGCTCCTCGACAGAGAGGTGGGcacagacaaagaggaagaggtAGTGGTGCTCCTCGACAGAGAGGTGGTCTTCAGAGAAATGTAGGCAGAAGACAACGCACCATCATCTCTAATGAAGTCCGGGCCATCGTTGTTGACCATGTGGTTAACAGAGGCTTTACCATGGCTGAGGCTGCCAGGTTGGTACAGCCTAATTTACAAAGGTCAACTGTCAGCTCTATCATCCAAACTTTTCGCCAAGAAAACCG AATTAACAGGAGACAACCTGGTGGTGGTCGCCCATGTGTTTTGACTGACCAGCAGGAGTTGGCTGTGGTGGAAATGGTCAGGGCAAGGAATGACATACGGCTGTCTGAAATCAAACAGGCTATTGAGAACAGCAATGACACCTTTGCCAATGTGCCATCAATTAGCCTTCCAACGATTGCCCGGCTTTTGAAGAAGCACCAGGTTTCCATGAAACAAATCTACTTGGTTCCTTTTGAGAGGAACAATGTCCGGGTGAAACAACTGCGTTCAGAATATATTCAGGTACAACACTAA
- the dse gene encoding dermatan-sulfate epimerase isoform X2, giving the protein MYEKSYVRGWGFQYLHNHQPTNCVALLTGSLVYMMQGYLQEAYLWTKQVLSIMEKSMVLLQDVTDGSLYEGVAYGTYTTRSLFQYMFLVQRHFAIGHFDHSWLLKHFAFLYRTILPGFQRTVAIADSNYNWFYGPESQLVFLDRYVLRNGSGNWLADLIHQNRVMEGPGQAGKGQRWCTLHTEFIWYDPGLVPKPPSDFGTPKLHYFEDWGVVTYGSALPVKTNSSFLSFKSGKLGGRAIFDIVHKNKYKEWIKGWRNFNAGHEHPDQNSFTFAPNGVPFITEALYGPKYTLLNNAVLFSSAFSGSCFKPWAGQVTEACDSKWLKYKVGPAADTQGRVEAAIERKGMVFIRGEGRSAYNPELKIRNVQRNLLLLHPQLLLVVDHIHLDPDSPVRAMSAFFHNTELPFQGTKVDGVHGAFISHGEDKYKMFWMDDTNYSNKGVVGYWNYPRGYPYNGSNYVNVTMPLRYPHTRMAYIFFGPDVDVQSFSLRGDNERVDIYLATKDHIYTIYLLTAEVTSKPLLAMVLLDNKKIVFEKEAAEVNSFPEEVEEYVSVMEDNLQHVKPVFQQMERHILGRVLNTVSFRKTAERLLQFTDKKKTEEAIEKMFAMSRKQSKGNGGKRVNLGDKLSETLADIFAQIEVNEKKERQRTSKRTYDDSPEEGDADTRAFVDYADSRKNRKGGFFKGRKFKEVHMVATAGSDSFPSTASYIRLFLLLNMAIFFLLLAVLLTRFKRGRSLHTQRCFYSILLIDCFILLYLYSSCSHTQC; this is encoded by the exons GTTACCTTCAGGAGGCCTACCTGTGGACCAAGCAGGTCCTGTCCATCATGGAGAAGTCCATGGTTCTCCTGCAGGATGTGACCGACGGTTCCCTGTATGAAGGAGTAGCATATGGGACTTACACCACCCGCTCTCTCTTCCAGTACATGTTCCTGGTGCAACGCCACTTTGCCATCGGCCACTTCGACCACTCTTGGCTACTTAAACACTTTGCCTTTCTGTACAGGACCATCCTGCCCG GATTTCAGCGAACTGTAGCAATTGCAGATTCCAACTATAACTGGTTCTACGGGCCAGAGAGCCAGCTGGTCTTTTTGGACCGCTATGTGTTGCGTAATGGCAGTGGAAACTGGCTGGCAGATCTGATTCATCAAAACAGGGTAATGGAAGGGCCGGGGCAAGCTGGAAAAGGCCAGCGATGGTGTACTCTCCACACAGAGTTCATTTG GTATGACCCAGGCCTGGTCCCCAAACCCCCATCAGATTTTGGAACACCCAAGCTCCATTACTTTGAGGACTGGGGCGTGGTAACATATGGAAGCGCTTTACCCGTCAAGACCAACAGCTCTTTTCTGTCCTTCAAGTCAGGGAAGCTGGGGGGACGTGCCATCTTCGACATCGTTCATAAGAACAAGTACAAAGAGTGGATTAAAGGGTGGAGGAACTTTAATGCCGGCCACGAACACCCTGATCAGAACTCTTTCACGTTTGCGCCCAACGGTGTCCCGTTCATCACTGAAGCACTCTATGGACCAAAGTATACCTTGTTGAACAATGCAGTTTTGTTTAGTTCAGCCTTCTCAGGGAGTTGCTTTAAGCCATGGGCTGGACAGGTTACAGAAGCCTGTGATTCCAAGTGGTTAAAGTACAAGGTGGGGCCAGCTGCTGACACTCAGGGGAGAGTGGAAGCTGCTATAGAGAGGAAGGGCATGGTCTTTATCCGAGGAGAGGGACGTTCCGCTTACAATCCAGAACTGAAGATCAGGAATGTCCAGAGGAACCTGCTCCTTCTTCATCCACAGCTCCTGCTTGTTGTCGATCACATCCACCTGGATCCTGACAGCCCCGTCCGTGCCATGAGTGCCTTCTTTCACAACACGGAGCTGCCATTCCAAGGTACAAAGGTAGATGGTGTTCATGGAGCATTTATATCACACGGGGAGGATAAATATAAGATGTTCTGGATGGACGACACAAACTACAGTAACAAAGGGGTGGTAGGCTACTGGAATTACCCTCGAGGATACCCTTATAATGGCTCCAACTACGTGAATGTCACAATGCCATTGAGGTACCCTCACACTAGGATGGCCTACATTTTCTTTGGACCAGATGTGGATGTGCAGAGCTTTAGCCTGCGTGGGGATAATGAGAGGGTAGATATCTACCTGGCCACCAAGGACCACATCTACACAATTTACCTGTTGACTGCAGAGGTCACCAGCAAGCCACTTTTGGCCATGGTGCTGTTGGACAACAAGAAGATCGTATTTGAGAAGGAAGCAGCTGAGGTTAACAGCTTTCCGGAGGAAGTGGAGGAATACGTCAGCGTAATGGAGGACAATCTCCAACACGTCAAGCCCGTCTTCCAGCAGATGGAGAGGCACATCCTTGGACGGGTCCTCAACACCGTCAGCTTCCGAAAGACAGCAGAGCGCCTCCTCCAGTTCACTGACAAGAAGAAGACGGAGGAAGCCATTGAGAAGATGTTCGCTATGTccagaaaacagagcaaaggtAACGGGGGGAAGAGAGTGAACCTCGGAGACAAGCTCTCAGAGACTCTAGCtgacatttttgcacagattgAGGTGAacgaaaagaaagagagacagagaactTCAAAGCGCACATACGATGACAGTCCAGAAGAGGGCGATGCAGATACGCGGGCCTTTGTGGATTACGCAGACAGCCGCAAGAACAGAAAGGGGGGCTTTTTTAAGGGTCGTAAATTCAAGGAAGTTCACATGGTCGCCACAGCAGGAAGCGACAGTTTCCCCAGCACGGCTTCCTACATACGCCTGTTCCTCCTCCTGAACATGGCCATCTTCTTTTTACTGCTGGCTGTGCTGCTGACTCGCTTTAAGAGGGGTCGGAGTCTGCACACACAGAGATGTTTCTACAGCATCCTTCTGATCGACTGCTTCATCCTGCTGTACCTCTACTCCTCCTGCTCTCACACGCAGTGCTGA